The segment CGCAAACCTTACAGCTGCGGCCAATGTCATCTCGACCCTGATGTTCCGGCTTTCAATGTATATAAAGAAAGCAAGCATGGGTCCAGATACGACAGTCATGAAAATGAATGGAACTTTACCAATGTTCCCTGGGTGCTCGGCAGGGACTTTCAGGCCCCTACCTGTGCAACGTGTCACAACAGCCTGATCACCTCTCCTGACGGGACGGTCATCGCGGAACGGACGCATGACTTCGGCGCCCGCCTCTGGGTGCGGCTCTTTGGACTCATATATTCCCACCCGCAGCCCAAGGACGGCAATACCACGATCATCAGGAACAAGGACGGTCTTCCGCTGCCGACCACGTTTCTCAATGAGCCTGCGTCAGACTTTCTCATTAATAAGGCGGAACAGGAAAAACGATACGACACCATGAAAAATATCTGCAGGGGCTGCCACAGCACCCGATGGACCAATGACCACTTCGCAAAAATGGACAATACGATCAGGGAGACGAATGAGATGACGCTGTCAGCGACTAAACTCATGTCCGAGGCATGGGACAAAGGCATTGAAGACAGATCAAATCCCTTTGATGAACAGATCGAAAAACTCTGGATCAGACAGTGGCTTTTTTATTCGAACTCTGTCAGGTATGCCTCTGCCATGACCGGCGCACCGGATTATGCAGCCTTCAAAAATGGATGGTGGGAGCTTTCCGAAAATCTCCAGAAGATGAGGGATATGATCGATCTTAAGGCCCGCCTGAAAACGATGCATTCGCTCCCTCAGCCGCAAAAAACTGATTAGGAGGGAAGGGATGACCTTCCCTCACCCGCGATTTCTCCAGCTTTATCCCACGACTCGCTGCAACCAGAGCTGCTCCTTCTGCTTTAACGGTCCGGTCGGCCATCCCGGGGACCTGTCCCCTGAACATGCGCTGAACCTTCTCGATATCATGCCGGGTCTCGGCATTTTTGACCTGGACATCATGGGCGGCGAGCCGTTCCTGCTGCCATGGATGCCGTCGTTCATTCACGCTGCGATCAAAGAAGGGATCATGGTAAATATCAGTACCAATGGGAGCTTCCCCGAGGTCATGGAAGCGTTCAGGGGATTAAACCCTGAGAAGATCAACATCGGCATTTCTCTTGAGGGAAGTTCTGCCCAAACACACCGCCGTCTTACCGATGCAGCCTATTACGAAAAGGCAGTTTCAAGCATCAGGTCACTTGTTGCGATGGGCCTGGATCCGATTGTGAAAACCGTCGTGAACAGAACTACCATGCCGGACATCCCCTTAATTGCAGAACTGCTTAGTAAACTGGGGGTCAGGCGATATTATCTTATCCATATGGATCTTCTCGCAGATGCGGTCAGCGCTCAGCATTCAGCGCTCAGCTACCCGGAATTCCTGAGCTTTTTTCAAGAGATCAAATCAGCCAACACTGGAATTGAGATTAACAGGGTAAACGCCTCATGCTTTGAAAAACAGACACTTCCAAAAGGAGTGCGCTGCGCCGGAGGAGTGAGAAAACTCTCAGTCATGCCCGATGGCTCTGTCTATCCCTGCAACCTGTTTCAGCACGTCCCGGCATTCGATCTCGGGAATATCTTTACTGATCCGTTTTCGGTAATATGGTCAAGTCCCCGTCTCGATCACTTCAGAACATTCGGAGAGAACAGCTGCGGGATAACGGCCTGCAAAAATCATGCATCCTGCACAGGCGGCTGCCCTGCTCATGGCATTCTTCATGGTCAGGGACTGCAGGGCACGGACATTCGCTGCATGGAGAGGACTAATCTTTAGCGATCTTCCACCGTCTGTGGCTCCAAAGCCAGTCTGAAGGATATTTCTTATATACTCTTCAAGCGCTTTCGAAAAATTGATCGTATCATGAAGAAGAACCGTATTGACAACGGCTGAAAAATCCAGACGGCTGAAAAATCCTTGACATCGAGGTCTAAGTATAATAAATTTTATAAGCAGGCTGATAGTTATAGATTTAGACTTTTTTTGATCAAGGCAGATGAGTGGACTGACGCAATGAATCTATAAGAAAAAGCGATAGCAAATGAGAGGGAAATCAATTAATTTGTTCAAGGAAGGGGAATGAACAAGGCAGCAGAGGTAATTATTAATCTCCTCGTCACCGTTGCATTCATTGCGTTCATATACTTCGGCTTGTATAGTCCGAGAATTACAGAAGCGGCATCGATGGGGCCGAAAAGTCCCAAAACCGCAGCAGGTGTCTGGACAAACCCAAACAATGCCTTGACGAGTGATACTGCCTACGCAACCTACAATCTCACTGAAGGGGCAAATCTAACACTTTCGAAATATGTATTTACCATTCCTGCCGCTTCAAAAATCGATGGCATTGAAGTATCCGTAAAGGGTTTTGGCAGTAATGCGGCGAACAGGACAATAGCGGTTTCCCTTACAAAAAATGGAACTGCCGCAGGTACGGCAAAGACTCAGCTGCTGACTGGTACAGATGCCACCTACACATTAGGAACAGCCTCAGATCTATGGGGAGCCACGTGGCTGAACACCGAGATAAACTCTGAGACTTTTGGTGTTATGCTTAGAGACCCCGATGCCACGGCAAGTGGTTTCAACATTGATCATGTATCTGTAACCGTTACCTATACTCCAAATGAGCCAATGATGCACAACTCTGCCAGCATTGGCTCTGGAAAGTGGGGAGCAGACGGCTGGGGTATTGCAGGCGGCAAATATGGTGAGTTTGTATGCGAGACCTGCCACACCAGGAATACGCCAAACATTAAGAGGGTGAATACATCCGTGGCTGCACCTGATCCGGCTCCTTCAAACTTCCCGGGAACCGGTCAGGCAATAGTTTTTAACATTACAAGCAATGGCGCGTCTGATTTCGGTGATGACTCTTCAGCACATGCTACCTCAACCAAAATCTGCGAGGTCTGTCATACGTATGACGCAGGCTCTGCAAATGGAGTTAAATACCACGCTTACGATATGTCAGCAGACTTAGCAGATAGGACCCATAACAACAATACGGATTGCATGACCTGCCACTGGCATGCACAGGGCTTCAAGCCATCCTGTAGAGTATGCCACGGGTTCCCTCCCATTGACTCTGAGACAATGGTATCAAACCCGTCGTCAACAGGATCTGCTACTGCAGGTGCACATGCCAAACATGCGTCATCTTCCGGGATGAGCTATTCCTGCGACACGTGTCACTTCAGCGGCATGCCGGCAACTCCCATCAACGGCAATAACAGGATACAGATCGGCTTTAATGTTTTCGGCACAGGCGGGGGCTCGTATGACGGTCAAGCCCTCATAAACGGTTTTGTCTATGAAGGGAAAAACAGCACAACCATAACCACAGGCGGATCAAAGACCTGCTCAGGTATCTACTGCCATGGCTCGACCATGACATCCAACAACGGAACTAATTTGACTCCGGTGTGGGACAACCCTGCAACGGCTGCATGCGGAACCTGCCATGGCGCTACTGCGGCAAATCCACCACTCAGGGGCAGCCACAGGACACATACGATGAATGATACCTGGTGGCATGCTCCCAATACCGACCCTCCCTTTAACAATTACATCTACGGCAGGAACATTGCATGCACGGTATGTCACAACAATTACCCGTCCAGTCATGTAAATGGAAAAACCGACTGGTCCTTCGATGTTTCAACGTATCCAATGCTTTCCGGAGCTGAATACATGGGAGGTTCAAGCGGTTCATCGAATCCTGTTCCGGTCACCTACGGCCAATGTGCCAATCTGTACTGCCACAGCATTGTCCAGACGAGCACTGGAGGGCCGCTGACAGGTCTCGCCGGGGAATATAAAGCGCCGACCTGGGGCAATCTGGATGAAGGCACATGCGGTACGTGCCATTACGCTGATGCCGGACATTCATACTGGGCAGATAAAGGCATGAGTGCTATTGAGATAAGCTCAGGAAGCCATACAAAACATCTCGATAACCTTACGTATACTGTAGGCGGGGGATCAAAGGGGCCGGGCAGGTGTGCTGCCTGCCATAACTATGTCGGATCAGACAACCTTCTGGGCTGCGCATCAGTCTGTCACAATAGCGGCAACCTTCATGTCAACTATCAGATTGATGTGAAGTTTCCGCCGACAAAGTACGGCAGCAGCGCTTCTTATACCGGCACGCCCGATCCGGGCAATGGCTATGGAAACTGCTCAAATACCTACTGCCACGGCAATGGGACATCTGTATCGACCAGCACAATCCCGGGCAGCTCTTCACCAGACTGGGGTGCTGCCGGGCCGCTCGCCTGCAACTCATGCCATGCTTACCCGCCTGCTTATTCAAATGGTTCTCCAAAGGCAAACAGCCATGTCAGGCATGGTCATATATCATGCGAAAAATGTCATTGGGCAACGACACAGGCGAGCAGTACGATAAACGACTATTCGAGGCATGTAAATCAACAGTATGATATCGGCAACAGTACAGGCACCATCACATATACTTTTAGTATGGGGGGAGGATCCTGCAGCGGGACATTCGCCTGTCATGGCAATGCGACCTGGGGAACTTCAATCACGCCGCCAAACTACGCAAACTGTCTTTCCTGCCATAAGACAGCAATGGGCAGCAGAAGGCAGATCGTCGATAGTAACGGTGACGGTTCAGGGAGCGGCGGAGATTTTAAAAAGATCTCACATCACCACTATCCGGCCAGCGGTACGATTACCAACGCCGACTGCCAGGTATGCCACGACACATCCCTTCACCCGGGTGGAAACATCCGGCTGAAGAATGCGGATACAGGAGAAGTATATATATACAGCGCGGCCAGTCCTTCAACGGCTGAGGACCACTGCCTGAGTTGCCATGACGCCGATGGGGCCGGCGGCAACATGATTCCCTTCTCTGACGGGAAGGTCCTCGGTCAAACCACCTATCGAAGCAGTATTGATATAAAGAGCAACTGGGACAAAAATTACGGACACCGGCAAAAGGGTCTTACATGCCTTGGCGATGGCACTCCGAATACAGGATGCCACGTTAGTGGACACGGCTCGGACTATAAGGGGCTCTTGAGCAAAAACCTGACTCTCCCCAATCCATCTACCGCATATTATAGTGCAGCGGACGAAGGTTCGTATGATATCTGCTTCAATTGCCATCAAAACTATCCCCGGGTGACAAAGGAAGCCATTTTAGGATACAGGCTCGGCGGTAATTATGACTTAAACGGTGAGGGTCCGCCGCCCTACAACCTTCCGAATATCCTGACATTATTCAGGGACAGGAATGGACAAGGCACCGGAAATCCCTATGACAACCCTCTTTTCTGGACGAACTTATATACCAATCTCCATTACTTTCACGTGCAAAGTGGTGGGTGGTCTTACAGGGGAGCAACAAGCTCATCCATGAACTGCATAGCCTGCCATAACGTTCATGGTTCGAATACAGCGTCAGGATGGACTTACGATGAGATGCAGTATAATCGTTATACGGGCACAGGCAGTGACCAATACGGAACTATGGACGCCGCAACCTATACGATTCTCAATAATTATCCGACTAATTGCACTTTCAACTGTCATAGCCTGCAAGGGAAAACGCATAATTGGTTTGAGCCGCCAGGGGAGTAAGTCGTGGCGTCAGCTATCATTAGACGCTCTTCCACCGTCTGTGGATCCAAAGCCAGTCTGAAGGATATTTTTTTATATACTCTTCAACCGCTTTCGAAAAATTGATCGTATCATGAAGAAGAGCCGTATCGCTGTTTTCATCCGCGACCAGGGGGATCTCCTCCTGGATCTCGATAATATGCCCTGTCTCCGTCCTCCTGATGAAAAGCGGCACAACTGCAGCTCCGGTCTTGCGCGCAATAAGGGCCGGGGTTTTCATGGCATAGGCATTCGCACCAAGAAAATGAATAATAATACCCTCGGATTTCAGCACGCTCTGATCCATAAGCATGGCAACCGCTTCCTTCTTTTTCAGTGACGACAGTATATGCCTGAGCGCACCCTGCTTATAGATGATATGATTGCCGTATTTCTCCCTCGTCCGCTCGATCAGCCTGTTGAGGTATGCATTATTCTGCTTCCGGGCGATGATGCTCGCGCCGCCAAGGGTCATGGAAAGGTACACGGCCATCAGTTCCCAGTTGCCGCAGTGACCCGTGATGCAGATGACACCATTACCCCGGCTCATTGCCTTCGCGAAGTTTTCGGCGCCTCTCAACTCCACAGTCCTGAATATACTATCTCCCATGCCGTAGTATATCTTGACAACCTCAATGACGAGTCTGCCGAGATTTCTGAAATTCCTGCGTATGACTGCTCCCGGATCTTCGGTGAGCAGTAAGGCACCGCGCTCCACGGCACCGGCAAGATTGTCAAGAGCGATATTCCTTCTGCTCCTCCAGAACATGTACAGCAGAAGACCAAGGGCATCGCCGACGCGCAGGGCAAACCTGAGCGGCAGGACTGCAAAGGGGAATGTGACCAAAACAAGCAGACTGAACAACAAGAACTGACGGAGCCTCTTCATTTCCCGTTTTCTTCTTTCTCCTTTTCTTTCTGGTCGTCCTTCTTGTCCCGCTCCTTAAAAGCTTGTGCGATCTCTTCGAACCGTTTCATGACAAGGCTGCTGAGCGTTCCCTCTGGCCACGTCCCATCATCGTTCAGTTCTCCTGTCACCATGCCGGTAAAGAGCTCAAGTCCCTCCTCCACGCGGCTGATGGCATAGATGCTGAACTTGCCGTCCTTGACTGCATCAACCACCTCTTTTTTGAGCATGAGGTTATGCATATTTTTTTGCGGCATGACCACACCATGGGTTCCGTCAAGACCACGCACTCTGCAGAGATCAAAGAAACCCTCAATCTTCTCATTAACCCCTCCGATCGGCTGCACATCGCCATGCTGGTCCATGGAACCGGTGATCGCAAGATTCTGTTTCAGCGGAACACCCGACAAGCTGCTCAGGATGACATACAGTTCGGCACAGGATGCACTGTCACCCTCGACCATATCATACAGCTGTTCAAACGTTATGGAGGCAGAAAAGCTTATCGGCTTTTTCCCGGCATAGGTGCTGTGGATATAGTTGCTGATGATCAGGATCGCCTTTTCATGGATCTTGCCGCTCATCTTTGTTTCACGCTCGATATTGACCACGCCGGCCTTGCCGGTAAAGGTCTTTGCCGTTATCCTCGAAGGTTTGCCGAACATATAGTCGCCCATGTCCAGGACAGCAAGCCCGTTGATCTGTCCGATCGTTTCTCCCTTCGTATCTACGATGATAGATCCCTCGACGATCATTTCCTGAATGCGGTCCTCGATCCTGCTGTTCCGGTACACCTTTTCCTGAAGCGCCTTCTCCACATGAGCGTTCTGAACTACCGGACTGCCTGCCTTCTTTGCCCAGTAGTTCGCTTCCCTGATAAGGTCCGTCACCTCGCTGAACTGTGATGACAGTTTCTTCTGGTGGCCCGCAAGACGGGCGCCGTACTCAACGATCTTGGAAACACCGGACCGGTCAAAAGCAAGGGTTTTTTCCTTTTTCGCTGTACTTGCAATAAAGGCAGCGTATTTCTGGACCGTCTCTGTGCTGCTGTCCATTCTGCTGTCAAAGTCTGCCTTCACCTTGAAAAGTTCCCGATATTCGTCATCTGCGTTATGAAGAAGATAATACAGATAAGGAGTCCCGACAAGGATGACCTTAACCCTGAGGGGGATAGCCTCAGGCCGCAGCGTCGTGGTTGAGATCATCCGGTACTGCTCCCAAATGTCCTCAATACGGACTTCACCATTGCGAATCGCACGCTTCAGGGCATCATAGGAGAACATGTTGCGGAGCAGATCAAGTGCATTGATCACGATATAACCGCCATTCGCCTTATGCAGAGATCCGGCCTTGATCATCGAGAAGTCCGTCGACGCAACGCCAAACTGGAACTTGTATTCAAGTCTGCCTAACAGGTTGAAATAGGTCGGATTGCTTTCATAGATACAGGGCGCACCCGTGGTCTCCGCATGGTTGACCAGCACATTTACTGCATAGCGGGTAAAGGTCGGTTCATTCTTCTGCATGCGCATGAACGGCAGAGGCGGCGCCTGCTCCTCCTGCCCCTTGAAATCATCAAGATGCTCCAGGATGTCCTCGGTCATCTCGGCCAGGTACGTGTATATCTTTTCGTGGGACTGGTATTTATGCTTCAGGTCATCGGTCAGATGACCTACGACAGAAAGCGCTGCCTCACGTTCAAGTTTGGCAAGGAGGACCTTGAGATTCTTCTCTGCGTCACGCACTTCCCGCACAACATCGTTCAATTTTTCCTGAAGTGTCTTGCCGATCTCGTCGATCTTCGTCTTGATCGATTCCTCAAGGGCTTCATATTCCTCTTCTGTTAAAGGCTCCCCGCTCTTCTTGATCGGAACGATCATGAGGCCGCTCACGCTCTTGCGGATCGAAAAACCCTTGGCCTTTGCATCTTCATCAAGCGCAGAGAAATATTCCTTCTGCTTCTGCTGAAATCCCTCTATGATCTGGGACTTCTGCTTTTCATATTCCTTGGATTCGAAGATCTTCGGGATCTCGACCCTTAGCGTCTTGACCAGCTCTTCCATATCCTTATGAAACAGGGATGCCATCCCGGGGGCAAGAGAAATGGCAAGAGGGACATCTGTATCCTTGAAGTTATATACATAGCACCAGTCAGAGGGCACAGGTTCATCAGCAGCCTTTTTGCTGAGAAAGGACTTGATGGTCGTCATCTTGCCTGTGCCGTTTTCGCCGAGCATAAAGATGTTGAACCCGCTGTTTTCAAGGTTCAGGCCGAAGTCAATCGCCCGCAGCGCCCGTTCCTGCCCGATCGTCTCAATCGCCTCAGGCAGTTCGTCCGTGGTATTGAATGCAAAAACAGAAGGGTCACAGCAATGGTAGAGTTCTTCGATGCTGAGCGGTCTTAACATGCAGTCCTCCAATGAAGAATCCTGCAATGCGTTTGCAGGCGATAGCTTTTTTTAGTATGCAGTATGCGAATAGTTTCAATGCTGCCGAAGACAGGGGAAAAAGTTTATTTTTTCCGTGAGGCGATCTTGTTCAAAGCGTTGATGTACGCCTTGGCAGCGGCAACGATAATGTCCGTGTCAGCACCCTGGCCCCGTGCATTCTTCCCGTTCTCTTCAAGGGTAACGACCACTTCTCCCAAGGCATCAGTGCCGCCGGTGATCCCCTTTACTTCGAACTTCAGAAGATTGCTCTTGGTCTTTGTCATGCCGGCGATCGCCTTGTACGTTGCATCCACTGGACCGTCGCCCCTGGCCGTCTTCTGGACAGACCTGCCCCTGATCTTCATCTTGATCGTAGACTTCGGAACCACTCCCATGCCGCTCGCCACCTTCAGGTCCATCAGCCTGAACACCGCCGGGATCTTCGAGAACTCCTCAGTCACCAGGGTTTCTATGTCCTCGTCAAAGATCTCCTTCTTCTGATCTGCCAGATGCTTGAACTTTACAAAAGCATTCTCGATCTCTTCGGGCGCCAGGTCATAGCCGAGTTCCTGAAGACGGGTTTTGAAGGCGTGACGTCCTGAATGTTTGCCGAGGATCAGTTCGGTCTCCTTGAGACCGATATCCTCAGGCCGCATGATCTCATAGGTCATCTTTTCCTTGAGCAGCCCGTCCTGATGAATGCCTGACTCATGGGCAAAGGCATTCGCGCCGACGATCGCCTTGTTCGGCTGAACATGCATGCCGGTAATCCTCGTCAGGAGTCTGCTCGTCCGGATGATCTCTTTTGTATTGATATTCGTGGTCGCCTTATAAAAATCCTTCCGTGTGGCAAGGTTCATCACCACCTCTTCCATGGAACAGTTCCCGGCACGCTCGCCGATGCCGTTGATCGTGCATTCAACCTGCCCTGCGCCGTTACGAATAGCGGCAAGCGAGTTGGCAACGGCAAGACCAAGGTCATTGTGGCAGTGGACTGCTATGACAGCACTGCTGCCGATCTTCTCCTTGATCGCCCTGATCATGGCGCCGAACTCTGAGGGCGTGGTGTACCCGACCGTATCCGGGATATTCACGGTCGAAGCACCTGCCCGGATCACTGCCTGAACAACCTCGATAAGATAGGGAAGCTCGGTGCGCGTTGCGTCCATAGGAGAAAACTCAACATCTTCTGCAAGACTCCTTGCAAACGCTACCATGGCAACGGAACGTTTAAGCGCTTCTTCGCGACTCACCCGAAACTGATATTTAAGGTGTATGTCTGAGGTCGAGTGAAACGTATGGATGCGGTGCCTTGGTGCATCTTTGATCGCTTCCCAGGCCCTTCTGATATCCTCCTCTTTTGCGCGGGCAAGCCCGGCAATTATAGTGCCATGCACTTCATTTGCAATACGTTTGACTGCTGCGAAGTCGCCGGGGGAGGCTATGGGAAACCCTGCCTCAATGACATCCACGCCGAGTTTAACCAACTGCTTTGCCATCGAAATCTTCTCATCAACATTCATCGAACAGCCGGGCGACTGCTCGCCGTCGCGCAAGGTCGTGTCGAATATCCTTATCGTTCTCATCATTGCACCCCTGTTGCTCCTGGCGGCTGTTCCTGCTGCTGTCTCTGCTTCCTGACCAGGAGTATAATATTTTCTATTATACCCCAAATAAGATATGCCATCGCAAAAACAAAAATGGCAGTGGACGGATGGATCAGCATCACAAACAGGATCATTACAAAGACAATAAGCATCCAGAAGGGCTTCTTTTCTTTGAAGTCGACTTCCTTTAACCCATGGTATCTGAGTGTGCTGACCATCAGCAGGGCAAGAAAGATCGTAAGAAAGGGGTACATAACGGATTTACCCGGTATACCTTCCCAGTGCACATAATAAAAAATGACCACGGAGGAGAGGATGGATGCAGCTCCGGGGATCGGCATTCCCTTAAAGGCCTTTGACCCTGAACTGCCGGTCTGGACATTGAAGCGTGCCAGCCGGAGCGCGCCGCAGGCAACGAACAGGAAGGCTGCCGCCCAGCCGAGCCTGCCAAAAGGCATAAGCGCCCACTTGTACATCATGACCGAAGGCGCAACGCCAAATGCAACGAGGTCTGAGAGCGAGTCCAACTCGACGCCGAATCGTGTCGTCGTATTTGTCAGACGCGCGATCCAGCCATCAAGGCCGTCAAAAATATTCGCAAGCAGTATTGCCCAGGCAGCATGGAGAAAATTGCCGTTGATTGCAGACATGATGGCATAAAAACCGCAGAACATGCCGCAGAGCGTCAGCGTGTTCGGAAGGAGATAAACTCCCTTCTTCGGCTGCTTTTCGCCATGCTGTTTGTGTCCGGCTTCCATATTCCTACCCCCCTGAGATCCGGCCCAGGACCGTCTCTCCTGCCCTGACCATATCCCCCATCCTGACCGTTATTACCGCATCCTTCGGAAGATAGATATCGACCCTTGAACTGAACTTTATCAGGCCATAGCGCTCTCCTGCCTGCAGTGCATCTCCCTCGCTTTTTCTGCAGACAGCCCTGCGGGCGACAAAACCGGCAACCTGCCTCAGCAGGAGATCTCCGTACCGCGTTTCAAATACCATGTCGATATGCTCGTTCTGCATCGAAGCCTCGTCCTTATAGGCAGCGAGAAATTTCCCCTTTACATGCCGGACGGTCTTTACCCTGCCATCGCAGGGGACGCGGTTCACATGCACATTAAACGGTGACATGAATATGCTTATCTGCCTGACATCTTTATGCAGATGCTCAGCTTCGAGAATATCCCTGATAACGATGATCTTTCCGTCAGCAGGTGCAACAAAGATATTCTTTCCTTCAGGTACCTTCCGTTCAGGATCCCTGAAGAAGTAGAACATGAACACGGTCAGCAGAAGGGAGATCAAAGCAACGCCGCCTCCCCCGATCCAGAACACGATCCCGGACAGGGCTGCAAAAAAGGTAATGAACGGATAGCCTTCGGGAGCGAATTTCATTTCATTAAAAGGCCGTGACTAAGGCTGTGGATTTCCTTTCCTCAACCTTAGCCTTGACCTGAATCTGTGTTATGCCTTGCTCTTATCGACCAGCTTACCCTTCTTGAGCCAGGGCATCATGGCGCGGAGCTTGCCGCCTACCTCTTCGATCTGGTGCTGCTCGCCTTTCCGGGTAAGGGCATTGAAGGTAGGCTTGTTCGCCTTGCATTCAAGCATCCATTCCTTTGCAAAAACGCCGTCCTGGATCTCGGTAAGGATCTTCTTCATCTCTCTCTTTGTTTC is part of the Nitrospirota bacterium genome and harbors:
- a CDS encoding lysophospholipid acyltransferase family protein, coding for MKRLRQFLLFSLLVLVTFPFAVLPLRFALRVGDALGLLLYMFWRSRRNIALDNLAGAVERGALLLTEDPGAVIRRNFRNLGRLVIEVVKIYYGMGDSIFRTVELRGAENFAKAMSRGNGVICITGHCGNWELMAVYLSMTLGGASIIARKQNNAYLNRLIERTREKYGNHIIYKQGALRHILSSLKKKEAVAMLMDQSVLKSEGIIIHFLGANAYAMKTPALIARKTGAAVVPLFIRRTETGHIIEIQEEIPLVADENSDTALLHDTINFSKAVEEYIKKYPSDWLWIHRRWKSV
- a CDS encoding radical SAM protein, producing MTFPHPRFLQLYPTTRCNQSCSFCFNGPVGHPGDLSPEHALNLLDIMPGLGIFDLDIMGGEPFLLPWMPSFIHAAIKEGIMVNISTNGSFPEVMEAFRGLNPEKINIGISLEGSSAQTHRRLTDAAYYEKAVSSIRSLVAMGLDPIVKTVVNRTTMPDIPLIAELLSKLGVRRYYLIHMDLLADAVSAQHSALSYPEFLSFFQEIKSANTGIEINRVNASCFEKQTLPKGVRCAGGVRKLSVMPDGSVYPCNLFQHVPAFDLGNIFTDPFSVIWSSPRLDHFRTFGENSCGITACKNHASCTGGCPAHGILHGQGLQGTDIRCMERTNL
- a CDS encoding AAA family ATPase, coding for MLRPLSIEELYHCCDPSVFAFNTTDELPEAIETIGQERALRAIDFGLNLENSGFNIFMLGENGTGKMTTIKSFLSKKAADEPVPSDWCYVYNFKDTDVPLAISLAPGMASLFHKDMEELVKTLRVEIPKIFESKEYEKQKSQIIEGFQQKQKEYFSALDEDAKAKGFSIRKSVSGLMIVPIKKSGEPLTEEEYEALEESIKTKIDEIGKTLQEKLNDVVREVRDAEKNLKVLLAKLEREAALSVVGHLTDDLKHKYQSHEKIYTYLAEMTEDILEHLDDFKGQEEQAPPLPFMRMQKNEPTFTRYAVNVLVNHAETTGAPCIYESNPTYFNLLGRLEYKFQFGVASTDFSMIKAGSLHKANGGYIVINALDLLRNMFSYDALKRAIRNGEVRIEDIWEQYRMISTTTLRPEAIPLRVKVILVGTPYLYYLLHNADDEYRELFKVKADFDSRMDSSTETVQKYAAFIASTAKKEKTLAFDRSGVSKIVEYGARLAGHQKKLSSQFSEVTDLIREANYWAKKAGSPVVQNAHVEKALQEKVYRNSRIEDRIQEMIVEGSIIVDTKGETIGQINGLAVLDMGDYMFGKPSRITAKTFTGKAGVVNIERETKMSGKIHEKAILIISNYIHSTYAGKKPISFSASITFEQLYDMVEGDSASCAELYVILSSLSGVPLKQNLAITGSMDQHGDVQPIGGVNEKIEGFFDLCRVRGLDGTHGVVMPQKNMHNLMLKKEVVDAVKDGKFSIYAISRVEEGLELFTGMVTGELNDDGTWPEGTLSSLVMKRFEEIAQAFKERDKKDDQKEKEKEENGK
- a CDS encoding hydroxylamine oxidase, coding for MGSRKILSACLMLVSALCSDGIGSADDKGTRSGIRLSPQTQACVGCHSKVTPGIVEDWLSSRHSFTTPEAALKKPALERRISVATLPDDLMAFAVGCYECHSRNPEKHADNFQHMGYRINVVVSPHDCSTCHPVEVLQYSGSKKAHAWKNIMSNPVYHSLVSSIDGLKTVENGKIVALPPSPQTLQETCLGCHGTKVEVNGMKKVYSNSVWGEIEVPNLTNWPSQGVGRENPDGSIGSCTSCHSRHAFSIKEARKPYSCGQCHLDPDVPAFNVYKESKHGSRYDSHENEWNFTNVPWVLGRDFQAPTCATCHNSLITSPDGTVIAERTHDFGARLWVRLFGLIYSHPQPKDGNTTIIRNKDGLPLPTTFLNEPASDFLINKAEQEKRYDTMKNICRGCHSTRWTNDHFAKMDNTIRETNEMTLSATKLMSEAWDKGIEDRSNPFDEQIEKLWIRQWLFYSNSVRYASAMTGAPDYAAFKNGWWELSENLQKMRDMIDLKARLKTMHSLPQPQKTD
- a CDS encoding CxxxxCH/CxxCH domain-containing protein — its product is MNKAAEVIINLLVTVAFIAFIYFGLYSPRITEAASMGPKSPKTAAGVWTNPNNALTSDTAYATYNLTEGANLTLSKYVFTIPAASKIDGIEVSVKGFGSNAANRTIAVSLTKNGTAAGTAKTQLLTGTDATYTLGTASDLWGATWLNTEINSETFGVMLRDPDATASGFNIDHVSVTVTYTPNEPMMHNSASIGSGKWGADGWGIAGGKYGEFVCETCHTRNTPNIKRVNTSVAAPDPAPSNFPGTGQAIVFNITSNGASDFGDDSSAHATSTKICEVCHTYDAGSANGVKYHAYDMSADLADRTHNNNTDCMTCHWHAQGFKPSCRVCHGFPPIDSETMVSNPSSTGSATAGAHAKHASSSGMSYSCDTCHFSGMPATPINGNNRIQIGFNVFGTGGGSYDGQALINGFVYEGKNSTTITTGGSKTCSGIYCHGSTMTSNNGTNLTPVWDNPATAACGTCHGATAANPPLRGSHRTHTMNDTWWHAPNTDPPFNNYIYGRNIACTVCHNNYPSSHVNGKTDWSFDVSTYPMLSGAEYMGGSSGSSNPVPVTYGQCANLYCHSIVQTSTGGPLTGLAGEYKAPTWGNLDEGTCGTCHYADAGHSYWADKGMSAIEISSGSHTKHLDNLTYTVGGGSKGPGRCAACHNYVGSDNLLGCASVCHNSGNLHVNYQIDVKFPPTKYGSSASYTGTPDPGNGYGNCSNTYCHGNGTSVSTSTIPGSSSPDWGAAGPLACNSCHAYPPAYSNGSPKANSHVRHGHISCEKCHWATTQASSTINDYSRHVNQQYDIGNSTGTITYTFSMGGGSCSGTFACHGNATWGTSITPPNYANCLSCHKTAMGSRRQIVDSNGDGSGSGGDFKKISHHHYPASGTITNADCQVCHDTSLHPGGNIRLKNADTGEVYIYSAASPSTAEDHCLSCHDADGAGGNMIPFSDGKVLGQTTYRSSIDIKSNWDKNYGHRQKGLTCLGDGTPNTGCHVSGHGSDYKGLLSKNLTLPNPSTAYYSAADEGSYDICFNCHQNYPRVTKEAILGYRLGGNYDLNGEGPPPYNLPNILTLFRDRNGQGTGNPYDNPLFWTNLYTNLHYFHVQSGGWSYRGATSSSMNCIACHNVHGSNTASGWTYDEMQYNRYTGTGSDQYGTMDAATYTILNNYPTNCTFNCHSLQGKTHNWFEPPGE